A stretch of the Nicotiana tabacum cultivar K326 chromosome 6, ASM71507v2, whole genome shotgun sequence genome encodes the following:
- the LOC142181824 gene encoding uncharacterized protein LOC142181824 produces the protein MELQQTFPGLEVTHISKIGSDHRLMLLKCDIKAAPINKSFRFLNFWVEHDTFKDVVRENWSADLSSSPFILFNHKLKKLKKTLSTWSRATYGDIFQKIASLEEVVLVHERQFEAYTTQFNRARLHKVQAEMIRYLAIEEEFWKKKSGMTWFKDGNRNTKFFHDQVNGRRKILKLKRIQNNSGNWIDEEEQIAAEAVNFFKDQFCENIVPTAFHIIDYVPCLVNMEQNES, from the coding sequence ATGGAACTACAACAAACTTTCCCAGGTTTGGAGGTTACACATATTTCCAAAATAGGATCTGATCATAGACTTATGCTATTGAAGTGTGACATCAAAGCTGCTCCTATCAATAAATCTTTCAGGTTTCTGAATTTTTGGGTTGAGCATGATACATTTAAGGATGTGGTGAGGGAGAACTGGAGTGCTGATTTAAGTTCTAGTCCTTTTATCCTCTTCAATCACAAATTAAAGAAGTTAAAGAAAACATTGTCTACTTGGAGTAGAGCAACATATGGAGACATTTTTCAGAAGATCGCAAGCCTGGAAGAAGTTGTCTTAGTACATGAAAGGCAATTCGAAGCATATACTACTCAGTTTAATAGAGCAAGGCTGCATAAGGTTCAAGCTGAAATGATCAGATACCTTGCAATTGAGGAGGAGTTCTGGAAAAAAAAATCTGGAATGACATGGTTTAAGGATGGTAACAGGAACACAAAGTTCTTTCATGATCAAGTCAATGGCCGAAGAAAAATATTGAAGCTCAAGAGGATTCAAAACAACAGTGGTAACTGGATTGATGAGGAAGAACAAATTGCAGCAGAAGCAGTCAATTTTTTCAAAGATCAATTTTGTGAAAATATAGTCCCTACTGCATTTCACATTATTGATTATGTGCCTTGTTTGGTTAATATGGAGCAGAATGAAagctga